DNA sequence from the Alosa sapidissima isolate fAloSap1 chromosome 13, fAloSap1.pri, whole genome shotgun sequence genome:
gcaccttccttattatgtcagaggattcatatgatttaaactgacgtagcttacataggcagtgttgcagaactgtttgggtTTACAAGTTGTTACACTGTTTGGGTTTACAagttgtttacaagttacaactcatctatattatatttgaccacgtctgctcgcagaccatttgggatagcttgcggaccacactttgagaaacccTGTATTACAGTATTTTGGGCCAGTTTCCccatacatggattaagccACGTCCTGGACTGAAATAACCGTTAAGGGAGATATCTATTGAAAAAGAAAAGCTGTGGATTTGGCTGTGAAAGCACTgtaaagtgcaaagtcagtctatgagcaaagttctAGTGCATGAAGTAACAGCATCATGTGGCGTGAGAGAGCTTTTTTAGCTTCGCCCAGCATTTAAATTCATGCCCTCAGTGTTAAGTGAAATGACTATGTGAAATTGATGCCCAATCTGAAAttaacccctctctctctctctctgtttcctgtTATGGTTTCTTGACATCTGCAGATGGGCAACAAACCATATCTCCCTCTGTGGCCTCTATTtaaatgttgcactacttctaTGAGGCACCACTGGTGCAAACACTTATCGCTGTGCTGTTTCCTTTTCCTAATGTAACAGGCTTCAGCCTATCCATCAAGAAAATattttaacctgttgaggagtgaattcttTAAGACAATGTCGTCCCCCagagagtgaattattttcctggctTCTTCTAGGATTCTACGCGAACgttctatagtttcagtgttcttaaaATTGTTTAATGGTAGAAAAGGCCTTGAGGGTAATTGTTGCGTCATGTTATAGAACCTTTTTGGGTAGAAAAAGCAGAGGCGCACTCAAGGGCTTGATATTAATACAAATTTTGTATTGAGAGCCGAGGTATTTACAAGTCTTACAGACAAAAAACTGGGAACCTTTTTCGAAAACGTTATAATCACCTATTTGTGATCGTACTCCCAGGGGCCCAGCTGCATctgatcacatatttgtgaccgtactcctcaacaggtaAAGATCTAATTTGTTCAGAGTATGTCCAGAAACAGTCTGATCTCTTGCTTAGACGTGAACTGATGAGAGATTTTCACATGCAGTTGTGCTTGTCATCAGCTTCTACGTGCTTTAAATTATCCATGTTACTTGACACAAGAGGTTAGATACAGATCTAAACTTAAATGACCTCAACTTTCATTTGAACTTTTGCTCAGCTGACCATGTTGTTCAGAGAGCagtgtctttaaaaaaaaacatgcagttTAGATTAATACCCACGTTGTCTTCCGCATTGCATGCACATGACACCACAGGTACCACATTTTTCCATCACCCCATCATGATATTATGTTTTCTTGTGTATGTACATCCTGGTTACTTAGACAGATTACACGTCTGTCAGACGAGAGATGCTCGACAAGCAGGAAGTGTATTTTTAGTAGTTCAATGATTCAATTGGACAAGAGTCTAAAGAGCACTCGTGTCTAAGATTAGATAAGCTGTCATTTACATAGTGAATGCAAATTAATTTGTTTGCTCAGTCTCCATTTCTATCCACACTTGCAGCTTGCTAGTAGACATTTATCATGAACCATCTTATTTGCTGGAGATCTCTATAGTTGACTTCTAAGTTTTGATTGTGTTACTGCATActtatttgcagctgtgctcaCTAACCTGCCAACAGCCGTAGAGAGGGTTGGAGTTCTGGCCCTCTCATTTTGGATTCTACATCAGGTAGGAAAATGTGGAACACATCCTTAAGTTTTGCTCTGTAGACTAACTATAATATGTGAACTATGTCCATTGAGTTACCTTTGTATAGTCTCAATGTCTGATTAATCTTGGTAGCCATTCCTCAAGGATACAGAGTGTTTCTTATATATGTATtcaatatatattattattttgtcatttgtatttgatGGGTCTTACAAAAATGGTTATGCAGTTCAGTGTATTGGCCAAATTATAGTCCAGGAGACAAGAACTGCTCAACTGATATAAAGTGACTGCCGGAGCAGCACAAACCACGTGTTCGATGTATTTTTTTGCTGCCTTTATATGGCTACGGTCAGGACTTGAATACTCTCCATGATATGTGCTTTGCAAAACGTCCCTTTGTAACGTGCCTTCCTTGCAGTGTAATGTAGTGAAAATATGTGAAGTTATTAATTATCACCCAGAGAGAAGacatactcttttctgattggctggtagggtggctattaattATGAATAACGGGAcatctatgaagtagatctggtaaaaaaaaatgacacataTTGTGATTGTACTTTAACTTATTTTGTATTGTTGTTTTGAGTTCCCGATTAGACAGGCAGATGACAAATTATTTACAAATGACAAATTATTTACCTAGCTGGTATTCCAAGTGGGCCTAGACATTGCAGCCCCAGTGTCTATTAATGGCCTATCTTAGCGTGCTCAATTGAAGTTTCCACAGCAGTGAACAGTGGATCAATCTGTGACCCCCTTGGAAAAATAtaatgcccgtccgtgaattGGTGTCTGCTGCCGGGTCTGGTACCAACCTGGTTAAAGAAGTGATCTGTCTGGATATAAGTCACTCCATCCAAGGATTGTCACTCGTGGCAAAATGAACCGTAAAGAGACAAGGTGATTCAAATAATTAAGTAGGCTAAGGATGCGCCTCAAGGCAAATATCACTAGTATTTTGTCcaattaactgtgtgtgtatgtgtcatacatgtttacatgtaaaatacattttatacaaccccacaattcttgaattgtgtgcatgtgtgcgtgtacgtgtttgtgtgtgtgtgcatgtgtgcgtgtgtgtgcctgtgtgtgtgcatgcgcatgcatgcgtacatatgtctactgtgtatgtatgtgtcatacgtatgattactgtgaatgtatgtttgtgtgtgaatatctgtttatgcacatgtgtgcatatggaatgggttaacatgacccctggaggcaaacatacgcaaaacattggtcatcctaggccctacggttctcaagatattcacagaaaactctgttggtgtacggtcactaaatgtacacataaattaatttattgtatggccccccatgtacgaaagtccacgaaacttggtatgcattcagagggtgtcataatgatcctacactttcaatttcgtgcagttttcaCTATGTCAAGCAGAGttattgtgattacaacacctaattttttgggatgggttgacatggcccctttaatgggatgggttgacatggccccttaagactaacatacaaaaaaaaggtggtcctcctacaGATCAaaatccttgtggggctacatgcgtTTCGTGCaacccagtctttcagtgtcccgggaatccttgacggaaaattggccatgcaaaaaaaaagaaaaaaaattctgactaaacctatataaatagatagatactttattgatccccaaggggaaattcaagcccCGCTGTGGTCATAATAAATTCTAAACTACAGTCTGTGTTGTAAAACTAATGGGAGAGGGATTACCTACCAGTAATGTTACTCAAAGCATAAAGCTACTGTATGCAATATTGGAGTGGCTCAAAAAAGTGATTTTGCCTTCTACATGGCATTGTCAAAGCCCTGATACAAATCCTACTGAGAATGTAGGGCCACTCAGCCCATGACTGCCATCCGATCTAGATATTAAATAAATGATTTATAGAATGGGGGAAAACACTGCAGAATAGTGTCTAAACCGGTACAATCTCACTTCAAACATGTTGCAAGTACACTAATTTAGTTTGAAATTTAATTAATTTGATCACAAACAACCAAAAAATGATACAATATAAGTGTTTACAATACTATAAAATACTGAAAATATTGATTGGGAAAATATTGCGTATATTTAGTAAACCGGTAAAGACTTTTATGGAGATTGATTACTTTTGTAAGCCACTACAACTTTTTGCCAACTAACTTTGTTGTTTTATAAAGTTAGCTATGTCCAGTAGTAAATGTTTGGTAGTGAACATCTTTGAAAAACAGGTGATTTTCCATTATCACCACAACAGGAAGTTGTGTCTTCTTGTGACTGACTTGTTGCCTGAAAATAACTCATAAGTGTCATAACAGAATGCTACATGCTGCACTGCTGTAGATAGGTTCTATTTAGTTTCAGTTAAGGTACTTAAGGAGCACTGGCATCTACCATGCATCTAAGAATAGATACACACTAATTTACAAATCTAAATTAGTTTGTTTGCCCTGTCTTTGTTCCTATCCACACTTGCAGCTTCCTAGCAGATGTTGCCATGCACCGTCTAATATGTTGGGGTGTTCTATGTAAGTTGACTTCTAACTTCTATCTCTGCATATGTCTGTTTGGTGTCTCTTTTTACTATATGGTCTCTCAATAACACTCTCCCATTTTGTTTTAGTTGCTGTCCAATTGCATCCTATATCAGGTAACAAGTTGCATTATAACAGGTCTTTCAGAGTAAATAAatcaagcttttttttttcatttgtaaaATGCCTGATTTGTCATCATGCAAATTTTGTGTGGTTTTCTTTTAAAAGCTTTTGAGACTTTTTGTATGCGTTAACATAATAACTTCACTTCGATTTACTAAATCCTGTTGACAAGTGTTTTGAGGAAATCAATAGCAAGTAAACAGATGAACATGAAGATAAtgttattatttaacatttgtATTAAGCACTGACTGGAGCATTAAACAGTCAGATATCCCAAATCCAATGAAATTATTTAAATAGACTTGGTTATAGTAACTAGATTATTGAATATTTGAATTCGAATTTTGAATTTTGAGTCAGCCTCTATACAAAGAGGCAATACCTTGTTTCTTCTTCTCAGGTTGGACTAAGCCAGTGGTCTCTGCCCAGCTGTCAGTCATGACGGTGAAGGACGAGGTTGAGCTGCACTGTGACCCGCAGCCTCCAAACACTCAGTGGACGTGCCTTTTTAATTCCAGTTCCCAAAAGGACCTTTTAACCCCAACGAACAAAGGACACTGCACAGTGACTGTGAAAGGAGATAAGCTACTGGAACATAATGCTGGCtacaaaacaaatacacacatctcATGTGGTTGCACTCTGGATAATACCACAATATATAGTGAGAATATTACGGTGGTGGTTTTCAATTTTGGTGAGTTTTATCTCTTTTTCCACATTCCAAAGTGACTTAAATTTTTACAAGTGCCTTctcagagcaactcagggttgagtgccttgctcaaggagctgtggcagctgggaattgaacccacagccTTTCTGGCTACTGTATATTTGCACCGCTCCTCAgagatggattactgcacgggcctaccgggcccaggggcccatggggtcagggggccctgaagcccaagtttttgcatggaatcattgcctcaatatcaacaaatcaggatgtaggctatgaatctgattgaatgtaGTATTGGCCACCCcctaaaatgcaccagaatacaggaaatcacatcaaacaaattaaaaaaaaatctgggggaggacccccaaacccccccttccacatatgcgacaattagtggggggcccttaatacatctgggcccaggggcccgaaagttcataatccgcccattgCCTATAGTCTACTATTCAAATAGTGATGCATCTTAAAAGTTTAATGCAGAGTAAAAATATTTGACATTTCTCTGACAGATCTGCCCATAAAATACACAATTATTGCAATGGTTGTGTTTGGAGTCTTCAACTTGGCCACTCTGTGTGTCCTTGCATGGGGATGCTACATCATATTGCCCATTGCAAGTATGACATTATATTCACACATCTAATAACAACATATCtttattaatatgaatactGTGTTCTTCTAAGGCAGTAAGTGTTATGAATTCCTGCTTTTAAAAGGGG
Encoded proteins:
- the LOC121680509 gene encoding uncharacterized protein LOC121680509 isoform X1 translates to MNRKETSFLADVAMHRLICWGVLFAVQLHPISGWTKPVVSAQLSVMTVKDEVELHCDPQPPNTQWTCLFNSSSQKDLLTPTNKGHCTVTVKGDKLLEHNAGYKTNTHISCGCTLDNTTIYSENITVVVFNFDLPIKYTIIAMVVFGVFNLATLCVLAWGCYIILPIARNRTPPLLPRSNQNQPTNMDHQSTGSVKEAADAEKEGGPGEDELFYATVRHPTDVRRSPQVYRFEQGTEYATVLIN
- the LOC121680509 gene encoding uncharacterized protein LOC121680509 isoform X2, whose product is MNRKETSFLADVAMHRLICWGVLFAVQLHPISGWTKPVVSAQLSVMTVKDEVELHCDPQPPNTQWTCLFNSSSQKDLLTPTNKGHCTVTVKGDKLLEHNAGYKTNTHISCGCTLDNTTIYSENITVVVFNFDLPIKYTIIAMVVFGVFNLATLCVLAWGCYIILPIARNRTPPLLPRSNQNQPTNMDHQSTGSVKEAADAEKEGPGEDELFYATVRHPTDVRRSPQVYRFEQGTEYATVLIN
- the LOC121680509 gene encoding uncharacterized protein LOC121680509 isoform X4, yielding MHRLICWGVLFAVQLHPISGWTKPVVSAQLSVMTVKDEVELHCDPQPPNTQWTCLFNSSSQKDLLTPTNKGHCTVTVKGDKLLEHNAGYKTNTHISCGCTLDNTTIYSENITVVVFNFDLPIKYTIIAMVVFGVFNLATLCVLAWGCYIILPIARNRTPPLLPRSNQNQPTNMDHQSTGSVKEAADAEKEGGPGEDELFYATVRHPTDVRRSPQVYRFEQGTEYATVLIN
- the LOC121680509 gene encoding uncharacterized protein LOC121680509 isoform X3; translation: MHRLICWGVLFAVQLHPISEAIPCFFFSGWTKPVVSAQLSVMTVKDEVELHCDPQPPNTQWTCLFNSSSQKDLLTPTNKGHCTVTVKGDKLLEHNAGYKTNTHISCGCTLDNTTIYSENITVVVFNFDLPIKYTIIAMVVFGVFNLATLCVLAWGCYIILPIARNRTPPLLPRSNQNQPTNMDHQSTGSVKEAADAEKEGGPGEDELFYATVRHPTDVRRSPQVYRFEQGTEYATVLIN